One part of the Amphiura filiformis chromosome 5, Afil_fr2py, whole genome shotgun sequence genome encodes these proteins:
- the LOC140152153 gene encoding LOW QUALITY PROTEIN: uncharacterized protein (The sequence of the model RefSeq protein was modified relative to this genomic sequence to represent the inferred CDS: inserted 1 base in 1 codon), whose translation MLDQNGIVEFQQDLGVRWKSHHPPLRPGFKGHHRINFDKNDGAGIVTEGGFDTDPEINMTNDDPDIIEKLCLLDKSWNPDVRFSLLQTLEDTLFNSNVGPASDSMCTLPDIYAPNDMCGDVKWMCNLSPTFVQQDRSQRSLTVNCSGSFKVNFVSREESETRLENNGYMPDKVWHTYKGPATIDFPSQYADVVCPVKKGNRTIEHHNYRTQFLPNLPAVQKQHLIFNNILSENPRWQPLSILAINIDSLSRAQFHRSRCGLPKTAQLLRSLYYAEANDAPANDLDYQAFLFNRLNSIGGVTAMNLTPLFAGIYFKRSDEERRVLKHRYPRKIDEWVWQYANWHGYLTSYGNDNGNGLFGTRTNCKACTNRPGVLPHWEDGWVKYENTQVAPGVLSGLCDGDTMIHEHILNYTRDFLNSDYPVKWAAMDLNAKHRPEHESANQIDNALEHFLRQILKEQKNLVIFLFGDHGDRYHGNYTDHPGSFTEIFLPFLSIIVPRSILRDHPVWEKNLLTNSHRFMVHYDLHHTMKSLMHYPXLDQVTGHLATGSYNIFTQVIPRQRTCAAAGIPNWSCICGGPQVLSPSKWSDRHIGFAQQAVQEINSKHSKESLQQQYPGNTNLSTPCMDITLGNLTNVVVYKQEYDTHHYTEHYRIGFNSPQGPAEWEVTIDAHGHIDSLKQMTRYQKYDECLDSRVSIEFCICKQFPHGTP comes from the exons ATGCTTGATCAGAATGGCATAGTAGAATTCCAGCAGGATCTCGGGGTTAGATGGAAGTCTCATCATCCTCCATTGAGACCAGGGTTCAAAGGTCATCACAGGATTAATTTTGATAAGAATGATGGTGCTGGGATTGTGACTGAAGGCGGGTTTGATACAGATCCTGAAATCAATATGACCAATG ATGATCCTGACATAATTGAGAAGCTATGCCTATTAGACAAGTCATGGAATCCAGACGTCAGGTTTAGTTTGCTGCAGACATTAGAAGACACTTTATTTAATAGTAATGTTGGCCCTGCTAGTGACAGCATGTGTACCTTACCTGACATATATGCTCCAAATGATATGTGTGGCGATGTGAAGTGGATGTGTAATCTCAGTCCAACATTTGTTCAGCAAGATAGATCACAAAG GTCTTTAACAGTCAACTGCAGTGGAAGTTTCAAAGTGAACTTTGTCTCCAGAGAGGAGAGTGAGACACGACTAGAGAATAATGGTTATATGCCAGATAAAGTGTGGCATACATATAAGGGTCCAGCAACTATAGACTTCCCATCTCAATATGCAGATGTTGTATGCCCTGTCAAGAAAGGCAACAG GACTATTGAACATCATAATTACAGAACCCAATTTCTACCAAATCTTCCAGCTGTCCAGAAACAACAtttaattttcaataacatt TTATcagaaaatccaagatggcagccaTTATCTATCCTAGCAATAAACATTGATTCTCTGTCAAGAGCTCAATTTCATCGTAGTAGATGTGGACTACCAAAGACAGCCCAGCTACTAAGAAGTCTGTACTATGCAGAGGCTAACGATGCACCTGCCAATGATTTGGACTATCAAGCATTCCTATTCAATAGACTGAACTCTATTGGTGGAGTAACTGCCATGAATCTCACTCCTCTTTTTGCTG gtatttattttaaaagatctgATGAAGAAAGGAGAGTACTCAAACACAG ATATCCTCGTAAGATAGATGAGTGGGTATGGCAGTATGCTAACTGGCATGGTTATCTGACTAGCTATGGTAATGACAATGGCAATGGACTATTTGGTACAAGGACTAACTGCAAG GCTTGCACAAATCGTCCAGGTGTACTACCTCATTGGGAAGATGGCTGGGTCAAGTATGAAAACACACAG GTTGCTCCTGGAGTGCTGTCAGGGTTATGTGATGGGGACACGATGATACATGAACACATCCTCAACTATACCAGAGATTTCTTGAACTCCGATTACCCAGTCAAATGGGCTGCTATGGACCTCAATGCAAAACACAG ACCAGAGCACGAGTCCGCAAATCAGATAGATAATGCCTTGGAACATTTCCTCAGACAGATTCTAAAGGAGCAGAAAAACCTTGTTATT TTTTTATTTGGTGACCATGGTgaccgttaccatggtaactacACAGACCATCCAGGGAGCTTCACCGAGATCTTCTTGCCATTTCTGAGTATCATTGTACCACGATCTATACTGAGAGACCACCCTGTATGGGAGAAGAATTTGTTGACAAATAGCCACAGATTTATG GTACACTATGATTTACATCATACCATGAAATCTCTGATGCATTACC ATTTGGATCAAGTAACAGGTCATTTGGCGACAGGTTCTTACAACATATTCACACAGGTTATTCCTAG ACAACGCACCTGTGCTGCTGCTGGCATTCCAAACTGGAGCTGTATTTGTGGAGGTCCACAG GTCTTATCTCCCAGCAAATGGTCAGACAGGCATATAGGATTTGCACAGCAAGCTGTACAGGAGATTAATTCCAAACATTCAAAG GAGTCATTACAACAGCAGTACCCAGGTAACACCAATCTGAGCACCCCCTGTATGGATATCACCCTTGGCAACCTTACTAATGTAGTAGTATACAAGCAGGAGTACGACACTCATCACTACACAGAGCATTATCGTATTGGGTTCAACTCACCTCAAGGACCTGCAGAATGGGAAGTCACTATAGATGCACATGGTCATATAGATTCA CTCAAGCAGATGACTCGCTATCAGAAGTATGATGAATGCCTGGATTCAAGAGTCTCCATTGAATTCTGTATTTGTAAACAGTTTCCTCATGGAACACCTTGA